In Limisalsivibrio acetivorans, one genomic interval encodes:
- a CDS encoding lysine exporter LysO family protein: MMVLLIAAVILGAVASFFGVVPEVLNANNGILVEITLYLMLFLIGFDLGNNRTSFSSMFKADKMLLIVPAGTILGTLFGGFLCASIVNLSGQDAMAVAAGFGWYSFSAVILAKVKGAELGAIAFLANVMRESLSLFLIPVIAKYLGPYAAIAPGGATTMDVTLPIIEKYAGRRAAIIGFVQGVILTGITPFVIEMIV, encoded by the coding sequence ATGATGGTACTGCTCATCGCCGCAGTTATCCTCGGTGCGGTTGCGTCATTCTTCGGTGTTGTGCCCGAAGTCCTTAATGCTAATAATGGTATACTCGTAGAGATAACCCTGTATCTGATGCTGTTTCTTATCGGTTTCGACCTCGGTAACAACCGGACATCATTCTCCAGCATGTTCAAAGCGGATAAGATGCTCCTCATCGTGCCTGCAGGAACTATACTCGGCACACTCTTCGGCGGATTCCTCTGCGCATCTATCGTGAACCTCTCCGGACAGGATGCAATGGCCGTTGCCGCTGGCTTTGGCTGGTACTCTTTCAGCGCAGTCATCCTTGCAAAAGTCAAAGGCGCAGAACTCGGAGCAATCGCATTCCTCGCAAACGTAATGCGTGAATCTCTCAGCCTGTTCCTGATACCGGTCATAGCAAAATACCTCGGTCCATACGCCGCCATAGCTCCGGGAGGTGCCACAACTATGGACGTAACACTCCCCATAATCGAAAAATACGCCGGAAGAAGAGCCGCTATCATCGGCTTTGTCCAAGGTGTTATCCTCACCGGCATCACACCATTCGTTATCGAAATGATCGTTTAG
- a CDS encoding LysO family transporter: MLYYALAVLAGLVPALLLPQGWFLNVRKHLFTASLVALLFLMGVGLGSDPQIIGKLGKFGIVSFVIALSSIVFSVIAVLIMVRLFGGKQK, translated from the coding sequence ATGCTCTACTACGCTCTCGCCGTTCTGGCGGGGCTTGTACCGGCACTTCTGCTTCCCCAGGGCTGGTTTCTGAATGTGCGCAAGCACCTCTTTACAGCCAGCCTGGTAGCCCTCCTGTTTCTTATGGGAGTTGGCCTCGGGAGCGATCCGCAGATAATCGGCAAGCTCGGTAAATTCGGTATAGTCTCTTTTGTTATTGCACTATCATCAATAGTTTTCAGCGTTATCGCTGTGCTCATAATGGTGCGCCTTTTCGGGGGTAAGCAGAAATGA